One genomic segment of Amycolatopsis sp. Hca4 includes these proteins:
- a CDS encoding endo-beta-N-acetylglucosaminidase H — translation MVKLGRITALLAGAALLAATTTGTGAASTSAAPRKSGPITVAYVEVNSNSMLNVGKYALAQDGGNVFDIGVIFAANINYDTAAKSAYLYFNPNVQSVLDNVSTQVRPLQAKGIKVMLSILGNHQGAGFANFPSQQAAAAFAKQLSDTVTKYGLDGIDFDDEYAEYGNNGTGQPNASSFVHLVTALRAAMPTKLISLYNIGPAASRLSYGGTDITSKFNYAWNPYYGTWGVPNIALPKSGLSPAAVRIGATSTSTAAGFAQRTVNEGYGVYLTYNLGAGDSHTYISSFTKPLYGKDAVYRP, via the coding sequence GTGGTCAAACTGGGCCGGATCACCGCGTTGCTGGCAGGGGCCGCCCTCTTGGCGGCCACGACGACGGGCACGGGCGCGGCGAGCACGTCCGCCGCGCCGCGCAAGAGCGGGCCGATCACCGTGGCCTACGTCGAGGTGAACAGCAACAGCATGCTGAACGTGGGCAAGTACGCACTCGCCCAGGACGGCGGCAACGTGTTCGACATCGGCGTGATCTTCGCCGCCAACATCAACTACGACACCGCGGCGAAGTCGGCGTACCTGTACTTCAACCCGAACGTGCAGAGCGTCCTCGACAACGTGAGCACCCAGGTCCGCCCGCTGCAGGCCAAGGGCATCAAGGTCATGCTGTCGATCCTCGGCAACCACCAGGGCGCCGGCTTCGCGAACTTCCCGTCCCAGCAAGCGGCCGCGGCCTTCGCCAAACAGCTGTCCGACACCGTGACCAAGTACGGGCTCGACGGCATCGACTTCGACGACGAGTACGCCGAATACGGCAACAACGGCACGGGCCAGCCCAACGCCAGCTCGTTCGTCCACCTCGTCACGGCCCTGCGCGCGGCGATGCCCACCAAGCTGATCTCGCTGTATAACATCGGCCCGGCCGCGTCGAGGTTGTCCTACGGCGGCACCGACATCACGTCGAAGTTCAACTACGCCTGGAACCCGTACTACGGCACCTGGGGCGTACCGAACATCGCCCTCCCCAAATCCGGCCTTTCCCCCGCGGCGGTCCGGATCGGGGCGACGTCCACCAGCACCGCGGCCGGTTTTGCCCAGCGGACCGTGAACGAGGGCTACGGCGTGTACCTGACGTACAACCTCGGCGCCGGCGACTCACACACCTACATCTCCAGCTTCACCAAGCCGCTGTACGGCAAGGACGCCGTGTACCGGCCCTAG
- a CDS encoding MOSC domain-containing protein, which yields MPDTISAPVEIIALLVSPVHAFEGRPADGPRPDPEPVGRDEVTVRAGLGLVGDRYFNRPAHRRAAVTLFAAEALDVLARDLGLAAVPDPHLPRRNIVVRGFPVDELAAPRGGTGAVFGLDSGAGEVRFQAYRPAHPCAWMDVVLAPGAFRGLRGHGGVRCAPLDDGVLRLGPATLTVVHSPTA from the coding sequence ATGCCGGACACGATCTCGGCCCCGGTGGAGATCATCGCGCTGCTGGTCTCGCCCGTGCACGCCTTCGAAGGCCGTCCCGCGGACGGCCCGAGGCCCGACCCCGAACCCGTCGGGCGCGACGAGGTGACCGTGCGCGCCGGGCTCGGGCTCGTCGGTGACCGGTACTTCAACCGGCCCGCCCACCGCCGGGCCGCCGTCACCCTCTTCGCCGCCGAGGCACTCGACGTGCTCGCCCGCGACCTCGGCCTCGCCGCCGTGCCGGACCCGCACCTGCCGCGACGCAACATCGTCGTGCGCGGCTTTCCCGTCGACGAGCTGGCCGCACCGCGCGGCGGGACCGGAGCCGTCTTCGGCCTCGACTCCGGTGCGGGTGAGGTCCGGTTCCAGGCCTACCGCCCGGCCCACCCGTGCGCCTGGATGGACGTGGTGCTGGCCCCCGGCGCATTCCGTGGGCTCCGCGGCCACGGCGGCGTCCGCTGCGCTCCGCTCGACGACGGGGTCCTGCGGCTCGGTCCCGCAACCCTCACCGTGGTGCACTCCCCTACCGCCTGA